The genomic stretch AACCTGACCTACTACACATTACAGAGGAATACATTAATGCCGGTGGTTACTTTTGGATTGCTACAGACAATGGTAAATTAGCCGGTACTATCGGTATAATGCCTTGTAATGATAAAGTAGCAGTAATGAAGAAATTCTTTGTATATGAAAAATATCAAAGCAGTCCACATCATTTAGGCAGAAAATTATACAGTTATTTCCTTGAATTTGCCAAGAAAAACAACTACAAAACTATTATGCTTGATACTCCTTACAACACAACAAGAGCCCATAAGTTCTATGAAAAAGCAGGTTTTAAGAAAG from Ruminococcus bovis encodes the following:
- a CDS encoding GNAT family N-acetyltransferase, whose product is MIEISKFRDEYTNDVIDLVLHFQNDGTRPPVSVDNQPDLLHITEEYINAGGYFWIATDNGKLAGTIGIMPCNDKVAVMKKFFVYEKYQSSPHHLGRKLYSYFLEFAKKNNYKTIMLDTPYNTTRAHKFYEKAGFKKVTEDELPVKFSHPYKDCDFFILNL